The DNA region CAATCTTCCATGACAAATATATTGATTTCCGTCATTTCATTAAAGATCATGTTTTTGACATCATCTTTATACTTATCCAATAGAGGTAAATATACTATATTATATACAACATCTTCCGGTGTAAAATGAAGAATTTACCTAAATAGTTGCTCACCCACTTGCTTGAACTAAAAATAATCGGCGGATGTGTGTGTGATCATGTATAATAAGTGTATAATCGTGCATGATCAGTGTGTAATCTATGTATACTGACTAGGAAAAGTAAACAGTGACTTCGACCGGCTATTTTTTGTAAAGATACCGTGTAAAATGAGGGGCTCGACCAGAAAAAAATAGTTCCAACCATTAGTTGGAGTGAAGGCACAAGAAGTGTATTATTTATGAGTGAGAAATCCCAAGGGCTACAGCCGCACAGTTTGAAactgagtccggagcctaaagggtataaaaatacacagtataaaccaaaagggcatcatcaaaaatttatataccaaaaggggtataacgtgggctgatccacgttataccccaaaaaaCTTTTTCCGTTGTCAGATGTCATCAacgaaaaatttaaaaataaaataaaaaattgtataacgtggactgatccacgttatacaatttatatttatAACATGGACTGTCCACGACTCTTCATCTTTATGCCCTAAAATTCTTTTACAATATTTATAGATGCAATGTCTATACAAAGCTTAAGCAGGACGACTGTTCAACACTTATATTATGCAAAATATAAACTTGCTATAAGAATCAACATTAAACAATTGTGTAAATGGGCTCAGCTTGAAGTAATCAAACATTAACAACTACTCCTCTGGttaaaaaaagagtgtccacttagcctttattttaatttttttatttaaaaagagtgtctacttaccaaatcaaaaaaaaattaaccttgttttttcaaatttacccttattaAGTGAAGTGACCAAATCCCAATACTTAATTAGAGGTAATtcagtcaaattacctatttttgtctagaagttagtattttcttaaggagtgtgcaaatagctaagtggacactcttttcgAACCGGAGGTAGTATGAATTTCGGATCGATTTGTTAGACGATGAAAGTGATCACTAACTTCATATTAAATAGGAGTATATTAGAAGGTTGCTGCAACATACATGTAGGTTGAATACTTAACGTATGCAAGTGGAAATCTAAAACTCGATAACATTCACAACTTTTTCAGTACCTACATGGAGTATAATATAAGACACATATTCCATGCCATTTTGCAGTCTCCATGTGTTTAATTACTCCTAGAGCAACCCATCAGCATGAAATATATTTTAGGGCATAAAGATGAAGAGTCGTGGACAGTCCACGTTataaatataaattgtataacgtggactgatccacgttatacaatatattttgtataacgtggatcagtccacgttttacaaaatatatttgtaaaacgtggactgatccacgttatacaaaatatattgtataacgtggatcagtccacgttatataatttttttttttttaattttttgttgaTGGCATCTGACAACGGAAAAAGttttttggggtataacgtggatcagcccacgttataccccttttggtatataaattatTGATGAtgcccttttggtttataccgtgtatttttataccctttaggctccggactcgtaATAGGTTTTTGGTTTGCGGCAGAATTCGAACCCAGGACGTGTGCCTAAACCACACATCATGCGCTGCACTCATACCGATATAGATCAAAGCCTTGGGGGCCTAAAAGAACATTTCTTCTTAAGTTACTCTTTTTAGAGAATAAAGCTAACCACCTGACCAGAAATCAGCAGAATGGAAATTAACAATCTCGTCTATGAGCATGCAAACTAAGTATTATTATGAGCATAATTGTTCCAAGAAAAACCATAGCTTCTGCAAACAGTAAGGTTAAGTAAATGAATGAGTTCCAAATACTGTCAAGAATTTTAGGTTCTTCACAGTTTACACAGGCTTCTGGATCAGCAATTCAGCATAGACAAAATTATTCTCCACTATGGGGATTCTTATTTTTTCAGTTAAGTCTCTGTCATTGCAGTGTTTTCTGATAAAATTGAGGAAAATCAATAGCAATATCTACTATTTAATAAATTTTACTTACATGCTTAAGATCAGAAACTAGTAATGCAGGACAAGAAGTGAATTCTCTTGGCAATATGCTCACAAGGCACATCCTTAAGATGGTGTAAAGACCAGAAGAATAGCTTTATCAGGTTTAATAATGAAAGAACTCAACTGGTTCGGAAGTGGCTTCTTTCCATTTCCCATGACAATGATTATACTGATTGCTGCAAGGCCTCGATAAATGCATCCTTGAGATGAGGGTTCGTTGCAGCTACCCGTTGGGCTGTAATGTCAAATTCTGAACCGGATCTGATGCAAAAAAACTACTACACATCAGATGCTTTCTTTTTGGTTTCACATAAATACTTGAAAACTATTCCCGTTTAGCTTTTTGTGTCTTTCTCAATATGGAAAACAGATATCGGATTTTGCTGATTGTTCCTTCACTAAAAACACTACCTTAAATGATTGGTCTTACAGTAACTTTCCAAGAGTGTAGTTAATTATTTAACTCAAGAAATCATCATTTTTCACAGCAAGAAGAGACAGAAAATCCATGCTTTCTTCTGTTTTCTTCTCATAGAGAATAAGCAACAGAGAGAAACTAAAAGTTTAAAGAGTGCGAGAATAATGTCTCTAATCCTTGTAGATTTTACTACATAATACTGTCTTAAGTAATTCATAATCCACTGATTTAGGACCTATGTTggtcggactcttcaaaaatgccaACAGGTatgtgtcggattctccaaaggTAATGCATTTTTTGACGATCCGACACGGGTACGACAACATTTTTGTGAAGTCCGAGCAATATAGTTTAGGACACTATCTCTAATCCACGATTGCTTGTAATTAAGAAATAGCCTAATCTAAGTAGATTAATCATTCTAATAAAAGAATTCCAATCAACGGTCCCCAATTATTAACCAATTGCTGACTTATGTTAAGACTTCATATTGATCCTTTTCATTATAAGAAAAGAGTTCATGAGGAATAAAGTGTGTTACTCACGGATCAAATAGGACGCCTCCAGCTTCCTTCAGTATTATGGCGCCACCAGCCACATCCCTGTAAGTAGAAGCATTCCATCGGCAACCAATGACATAGTCAGGATTTTTACTAaggggattcaaaatataaagaagtaaacaaaCAGAAAAGCCAAAGGGATTCAGCAGCTACTACATATATGAACCCCCTTCCACCCACACCCCCACACCCCCGCCAAAGCTCTGCCCGTGTCAGCAACATATTGTACGCAATCAGATTGATGAAATTCCCTTACCAAGGGCCTCCAAATCCAGTTAAATAGAAGAGTTCAAGCCTTCCACACGCCACCCAACAGAGATCGAGTGCACACGAACCGCACATTCGGAGTGATCTGACCTGAAATATAACACTCAAGTTAATTTTATTGTGTCTAAACACATTTGTTCACCGAACTTTGGACGCCTAACCTTGAAAAGCAGGTTGTTGATTCGCCTCGTTGTAGCTTCTATAGTTAAGTTATCCCGTGTAGGTACAACCTGCTCGAGCAACACAAAATCTGAGTAGATTTTAAGTATATCAAGAGGTAAACAACAAATGTTAATCAGCATATTTATACATGTAATTTCAGATAGTCTACTATAGCATGCACATCACCAGAATATGATCCTATTTATCTGTAAAAACTACAACCATATGAATCTAGCAATGACAAGAGACTTTTTCAGCAGTCTTTACTATTCCAAATATAAGAGAAGCAGGCTTTATAAATTTAGTTGATCGGCCAGATTCTTTGTAGTTACATCTTTGTAGAAGTCAGAACCAATAAACTAAATTGGCCGCAATGATTTGAGGTTATTCTAAAATAATAACCAGAATGCACGTTAACTGAAAATTTTGAAAAGTGCCTTCACTTCAACTACAATGAGAATCAGGTAGAGGCGGATGTAGTCTTTTGACTATGCGTTCATCTGAACCGGGTAATTTTCTACTATGGATGTATATGTAACCATATaccaaaaaaacaacaacaacaacaacaacaacaacccagtgaaatcccacatcgtggggtctggggagggtagagtgtacgcagaccttactcctaccaaggtaggacggctgtttccgaaagaccctcggctcaataaaagcataaaagcataaaaagaagtcagataaggttaagagattcgaaTAAGAGAttagagattcaaagcgatatgaaaatgaaataatgcaagcggcacaggaaataacagataatagcagaaatcggagcagataacacaggataatcaaagcacaggaaataacagataatagcagaaatcggagcacaaaaAACTATATTGCAATagtgcgactactaataagaacggataacgagactatctactagccttctaccctaatttgggtcttccaaaccctcctatctaaggtcatgtcctcggtaagctgtagttgcgccatgtcgtgcctaattacctctccccaatacttcttcggcccacccctacctcgtctgaaaccatccatggccaacctctcacacctccgcactggggcatctgtgtctctcctcttcacatgcccaaaccatctcaatctcgcttctcgcatcttgtcttccaccgaggccacccccaccttatcccaaatatcctcattcctaatcctgtcactcctggtgtggccacacatccatctcaacattctcatctcggcaactttcatcttttgaacgtgagagatcttaactgaccaacactccgccccatacagcatagtcggtctaaccaccactttgtagaacttgcccttaagttttggtggcaccttcttgtcacatagcactccggaagcaagcctccatttcatccaccctgccccaataccaAAACCTTTACAAATATTAGATCTGAACCCATTATTTTAACAGTACAACGAGTTCAGTGCTAAGGATCTTAAAGGGTGAACCGATTAAATTTAAATCCTAGATCTGCATTTGGAATCAGGCTTATTAATCGACCAATTATATGCCCCTTCTGAGTGTATGGAAACCTAGCCGGAAGTACTTGGAGTTGGAGAGTAGTCTTGAAAACAATTACCGAAATTTTGTGTTCATATCAACCATAATTACAGCAGAATAGTCAAATTGCAGAAGTAGGTTGTATTTCATCGAAATTCATGACCTAAAGGATTCGTGCAGATATCCTATTATAATAACAATAGACACGGTCGATTACCTCAGTGCCAAGGAGGGACTTCATGAGTTCGGATTGTGAAGATACTGTACACATTAAAACGTCGCAAAAGACTAGTTAGAGATCAATAGAGTGTAAATACAAATGCAGTAAAGGTACACCAGGTTCGATATGCAACATACCTTTGATAGGCTTCCCGTTGAGAAACGCACCTTTCCCGTCAATTCCAGTGAAAAGCTACACATCAAAAGCCAATCTTGTTTATGACATTCAATTAGCCATTTAAAGCAACCCCTCCCCACAAAGGGAAAAAAATGTCCTAGCTGATTCAATCCATAGAATCAGCTAAATATCTCACCTCATCGATAATTGGGTCATAAACGACACCAATTGTTGGAATCTTCTCGATTGTGAGACCAATTGAGACACAGACAGAAGGAAACCTATAACAATCAGTTTGTGCCAACAAATGCATTGAGTGGATAGGCGAACAATATAAAATAGCTTGTCACAGGATATATGGACCGAGAAATTTATGCTTACCCGTGCACAAAATTAGTTGTTCCATCAACCGGATCAACTATCCAAGTTGGTTCATCAGTTAGCTCAAAATCTCCAGTAGCAGCAGAAGTCTCTTCACCTATGAACTAAGTTTTAAGGATATTGCAGCACAGAATGAGAAACAGAATAACTGAATTTTCCAAATAGTACAGTTAACCAAGTGATTTAATTTAGAACAATATCGGTGGAAGTTAACCTTGTGAGTTGGAAAATGTTGCTTGAGATGATTGAATATGAGATCTTCACATGCCTTGTCAGTCTCTGTGACCAAATCCACCTATATTCAGTAAACGGGTAAATCAAAGCCTATAACTCAATCCTCCTACTATGATGTCTTGTACACTTGACTTTTAAGTTGATGGATAATATTTTCTTTGATATTATCATTTTCCAATAACTTGAATTTTCCTTAGTGTTTTtgtcaagaaaaatattttcaacCAAAAGGGAACAATGACTTTGCTCACTTATAAGCAACAAGACGGAGGTAGTGTAGAAGTTATGAGTTCATTCGATCCTAGTAGTAATAAGTACAAACAATAGATTTCGAACCTAGTACATTAAATAGAATTGGTATATTTTCGAAGTCGAACCCAGTACATAAATTAGACTGGTATAAAAAGTTCAACCAATACTTAGACATTGTTATCACTTTTAATACTCAAAGATATCACAAAAACACTTTCCTTATAGCCTATACAACCCAATATACAAATCATCATATATTAACAATTTACAAATTATTCCATGTTGAGCTATGTTACTCTAAATCTTCAAAAGCTGCTACCAGGTGcttgtcggatcctccaaaagtagtcaTTTTTGGACAATCCGACACGACTGCGGTAGCATTTTTGGTGAGTTCAAGCAACTTAGCTGTTGTCTAAAAGCTCAATAACACACAGATTTGACTTTCAAAGAAGCATACCAACCATTATTTTCCCTTCAGTTTACTGTTTACTTACTCCATCCGTTCATTTTTAGTTGTCCATTATCCTAAAAATAATTTTTCACTATTACTTATTCACTTTagcatatccttttttttttttcttgttttaccctaAACATTAGAATATACCCCATTTAAATATGGGTATTATGGTAAAAtgtatacttcatttattaacttCTTAAGGGTCGTGCAAAGTCAAcggtagacaagtaaaagtgaaccgaGAGATTAAAAAACTATAAATTGGTCAAAATCACTTATTTATAAAAAgaaataagtaataataataagaacACAAATGCTCAGAAAGAGATTAAAAAGTTACCTCTCCTTTGTGCACCACATGCTTAGTCTCATAAAATCCTTTGCGGATTATCTGCAAAACACATAAAAATTTGAGACAAAGAAATCAAGaatcaagaaaaaataaaaacaaaggaACATTTGGGgttgatttaatttaattaaCCTCTCCAGCTCTTTTAGCTGCATCAATAGCAACAGCCAAGAATTCTTCTAGTGAACCTGAAATTTCATTGAAAAAAATAACATTTAAAAGAAACATACATGCACATACTCAggactata from Lycium barbarum isolate Lr01 chromosome 10, ASM1917538v2, whole genome shotgun sequence includes:
- the LOC132614953 gene encoding inositol monophosphatase 1 isoform X1, with the protein product MAQHGSLEEFLAVAIDAAKRAGEIIRKGFYETKHVVHKGEVDLVTETDKACEDLIFNHLKQHFPTHKFIGEETSAATGDFELTDEPTWIVDPVDGTTNFVHGFPSVCVSIGLTIEKIPTIGVVYDPIIDELFTGIDGKGAFLNGKPIKVSSQSELMKSLLGTEVVPTRDNLTIEATTRRINNLLFKVRSLRMCGSCALDLCWVACGRLELFYLTGFGGPWDVAGGAIILKEAGGVLFDPSGSEFDITAQRVAATNPHLKDAFIEALQQSV
- the LOC132614953 gene encoding inositol monophosphatase 1 isoform X2, which produces MAQHGSLEEFLAVAIDAAKRAGEIIRKGFYETKHVVHKGEVDLVTETDKACEDLIFNHLKQHFPTHKFIGEETSAATGDFELTDEPTWIVDPVDGTTNFVHGFPSVCVSIGLTIEKIPTIGVVYDPIIDELFTGIDGKGAFLNGKPIKVSSQSELMKSLLGTEVVPTRDNLTIEATTRRINNLLFKVRSLRMCGSCALDLCWVACGRLELFYLTGFGGP